A single genomic interval of Halalkalibaculum roseum harbors:
- a CDS encoding gamma-glutamyl-gamma-aminobutyrate hydrolase family protein has protein sequence MSKRKPKIAVTGPDKGGTSAWLFTRLAVWLQGGKAVRITPSNPQRGIELDALILGGGADINPERYGQSLLDDLPGKNRPKPRGSRQWFFRIISFLIFPILFLIRKLFSTKSPTLDEARDEIEVELLEYALKKGIPILGICRGAQLINVHFGGNLHQDIDTFYREIPKVNTIWPEKKVEIKNGSRLEGVLKTTGLWVNALHHQAVDRIGDSLEVVAREATGIAQAIENPQHEFLIGVQWHPEYMPQIPRQRALFKALVKSAKQGIGK, from the coding sequence ATGAGCAAGAGGAAACCGAAAATTGCAGTAACGGGTCCCGATAAAGGGGGGACTTCTGCCTGGCTGTTTACCCGTCTGGCTGTTTGGCTGCAGGGTGGAAAGGCTGTTAGAATTACTCCGTCCAATCCTCAGAGAGGTATTGAACTGGATGCGTTAATCCTGGGAGGCGGGGCGGATATCAACCCCGAGCGCTACGGACAATCCTTACTGGATGATCTGCCCGGTAAGAACCGGCCTAAACCAAGGGGCAGCCGTCAATGGTTTTTTAGAATCATATCATTTCTGATTTTCCCTATTCTCTTCCTGATAAGAAAGCTGTTTTCAACCAAATCACCCACTCTGGATGAAGCCAGAGATGAAATTGAGGTTGAACTCCTTGAATATGCCTTGAAAAAGGGGATACCGATATTGGGAATCTGCCGTGGGGCACAGTTGATAAATGTTCACTTCGGGGGCAATCTGCACCAGGATATCGATACTTTTTACCGGGAGATCCCCAAAGTTAACACCATCTGGCCTGAGAAAAAGGTGGAGATCAAAAACGGAAGCAGGCTTGAAGGGGTACTTAAAACCACCGGTCTTTGGGTCAATGCTCTTCATCACCAGGCGGTGGACCGCATCGGTGATTCGCTAGAGGTTGTGGCCAGGGAGGCCACGGGCATTGCACAAGCCATAGAAAACCCGCAGCATGAATTTCTAATTGGTGTGCAGTGGCATCCGGAATATATGCCCCAGATCCCCCGGCAGCGCGCACTGTTTAAAGCACTGGTAAAGAGTGCAAAGCAAGGGATTGGGAAATAA
- a CDS encoding MerC domain-containing protein encodes MSNNHTSAAFWDRLGIGISGLCAIHCLFFPVAIALLPLWPAAESIHDWTHPILFILIVPTVLFALKGKNYLGTIGKYLLLGLFVVGFAWMLHDFLGDWGEAGVTLVGSALLVRGHWLNFLYHKNKHKS; translated from the coding sequence ATGAGTAATAACCATACTTCGGCGGCTTTTTGGGATCGTCTCGGCATAGGGATTTCCGGATTGTGTGCCATTCACTGCCTGTTTTTTCCGGTCGCCATAGCATTGCTGCCACTCTGGCCCGCGGCTGAATCAATTCATGACTGGACGCACCCCATACTCTTCATCCTTATAGTACCCACTGTTTTATTTGCCCTCAAAGGCAAAAACTATTTAGGTACCATAGGCAAGTACCTGTTATTGGGTTTATTTGTGGTGGGCTTTGCCTGGATGCTGCACGATTTCCTGGGTGATTGGGGAGAAGCCGGTGTCACGCTGGTGGGTAGTGCATTGCTGGTAAGAGGTCACTGGCTGAATTTCCTGTATCACAAAAACAAACACAAATCATAG
- a CDS encoding sensor histidine kinase, with protein sequence MSYFVLSVIWIFFSDRLLQLVTTDSTLLMEMQTYKGWFFVLVTSILLFLLIEKSTSKVVKSRNKIKKALNEKQVVLSELHHRVKNNLSIICGLIEMQIDELDNRDEARALKSIQYRIYSLADIEELFYQNRDMSSVPFHDFLNHLVISLNEPGGAQFRIKKNISDSFLKIDKAVPFGLMVNEIFSQLRMNGNLEELNYITVSLSQSDSGQVTFEIGFDVVPSTILSQLRGEDQIESILLNLFIDQLHADTEWREQDGISKFSVSFDSSDTYENMSLPEMPLANQISN encoded by the coding sequence TTGAGCTATTTCGTACTGTCGGTTATCTGGATTTTTTTTAGTGATCGCCTGCTTCAGTTGGTAACTACCGACAGCACCCTGCTCATGGAGATGCAGACCTACAAGGGGTGGTTCTTTGTATTAGTTACCTCGATTTTACTTTTTCTGTTGATCGAAAAGAGTACCTCAAAGGTGGTAAAAAGCAGAAATAAAATTAAGAAAGCACTGAATGAGAAACAGGTGGTCTTATCTGAGCTTCATCACCGCGTAAAAAATAATCTTTCCATCATATGCGGTTTAATAGAGATGCAAATTGACGAACTCGATAACAGGGATGAAGCCAGGGCTCTCAAATCAATACAGTACCGCATTTACTCTTTGGCCGATATAGAGGAGCTTTTCTATCAAAACAGGGATATGTCAAGCGTGCCTTTTCATGATTTTTTAAATCATCTCGTCATATCCCTGAACGAACCCGGCGGCGCGCAATTCAGGATCAAGAAAAACATTAGCGATAGCTTTTTGAAAATTGATAAAGCGGTTCCTTTTGGCCTGATGGTCAACGAGATCTTTTCGCAGCTGAGAATGAACGGAAACCTTGAGGAGCTCAACTACATCACCGTCAGCCTAAGCCAAAGTGATTCAGGGCAGGTAACTTTCGAGATCGGCTTTGATGTGGTACCTTCTACCATTCTTTCGCAACTGCGGGGAGAAGATCAAATTGAATCCATATTGCTCAACCTATTTATTGATCAGCTGCATGCAGATACGGAATGGCGAGAGCAAGATGGTATCTCTAAATTTTCCGTTTCTTTTGACAGTTCCGATACCTACGAAAACATGTCACTTCCTGAGATGCCGCTTGCGAATCAGATTTCAAACTAA
- a CDS encoding HU family DNA-binding protein, producing the protein MNTDDLVDRLTENWDLSREECREMLDTIVQNMCDNLAQGNDFTIPELGTFGTHTREKHKSYNPHYEKYLMLPPKRVVDFDAAKNLEDYLKYLGIEDES; encoded by the coding sequence ATGAACACGGATGATCTGGTTGACAGGCTTACAGAAAATTGGGATTTAAGCCGGGAGGAGTGCCGAGAGATGCTCGATACCATAGTACAAAACATGTGTGACAATCTCGCGCAGGGAAACGACTTTACCATACCGGAGCTGGGAACCTTCGGAACACATACCCGTGAAAAACATAAATCCTATAATCCGCACTACGAGAAATATTTGATGCTTCCGCCTAAGCGCGTAGTTGATTTTGATGCCGCCAAAAATCTAGAAGATTACCTAAAGTACCTGGGGATAGAAGATGAATCATAA
- a CDS encoding Dabb family protein gives MIRHVVMWKLKDEAEGASKEKNAEKMKLILEGLKVNIDEIKSVEVGINITDDDDEAGSAFDVVLISDFETELDYTMYTRNAHHKKAIEFINSVIKERHFVDYKMDI, from the coding sequence ATGATCCGTCATGTTGTAATGTGGAAACTCAAGGATGAAGCTGAAGGAGCCTCAAAGGAAAAGAATGCCGAAAAAATGAAGCTTATCCTGGAGGGTCTCAAGGTTAATATCGATGAAATTAAAAGCGTTGAGGTTGGCATTAACATAACGGATGACGATGATGAAGCCGGTTCAGCCTTCGACGTCGTACTCATCTCCGACTTTGAAACTGAGCTGGACTACACCATGTACACACGGAACGCTCATCACAAAAAAGCCATCGAGTTTATTAACTCTGTGATCAAAGAAAGGCACTTTGTCGACTACAAGATGGATATCTAG
- a CDS encoding Smr/MutS family protein has product MDTKQEELPELPIDGTLDLHTFRPDELGSLIPEYIEACLNKGIHRIRIIHGKGKGNLRRSVHALLERNEAVQSYSLANDQSGWGATLVDLKKD; this is encoded by the coding sequence TTGGATACAAAACAAGAAGAGCTTCCGGAATTGCCCATCGACGGCACACTGGATCTTCACACCTTTCGACCTGATGAGCTGGGAAGCCTGATTCCAGAGTACATCGAAGCCTGCCTGAACAAGGGCATTCACCGGATACGAATCATTCACGGTAAAGGGAAAGGCAACCTTAGACGATCTGTACATGCTCTGCTGGAACGAAATGAGGCTGTGCAAAGCTATTCACTTGCCAATGATCAGAGTGGATGGGGTGCAACGCTTGTTGACCTGAAAAAAGATTAG
- a CDS encoding amidoligase family protein, producing the protein MSINLPPRTENEEGEKRTVGFELEFAGLEITRTAEIIQEAYGGEIIEDNRYEYRIIDTELGEFRVELDARILQKMASKNFLENIGLDIDTGKFTDSLEDALDTMAKSVIPIEIVMPPVELNDMDRLEKLQVQLQKNKAEGTKTSIIHAFGMHLNIESPDLKAETLLAYLRSFMLLYPWLLEKLNIDITRRISPFVDSFPDAYVNKILEPDYKPDLETLIDDYLIFNDTRNRPLDMMPIFGLLDQERISKVLGGEKNNPRPTFHYRLPNSRIDEPDWKFSGEWNDWCEVEKLAADKDMLNKLSRLYLVRRSKTLVSFKKEWAETISILLDLEVTS; encoded by the coding sequence ATGTCAATTAATTTACCGCCACGCACTGAGAATGAAGAAGGCGAAAAGCGTACCGTGGGCTTTGAGCTTGAATTTGCTGGACTCGAGATCACCCGCACGGCAGAGATTATTCAGGAGGCATATGGTGGTGAAATCATTGAAGACAACAGGTATGAGTACCGAATCATTGATACTGAATTAGGGGAGTTCAGGGTAGAGCTCGATGCCAGAATCCTGCAGAAAATGGCATCTAAAAACTTTCTGGAAAATATCGGTCTGGATATTGATACCGGTAAATTCACCGATTCTTTAGAAGATGCACTGGATACTATGGCAAAGAGTGTGATACCTATAGAGATCGTCATGCCTCCTGTAGAATTGAATGACATGGACCGACTGGAGAAACTTCAGGTTCAATTGCAGAAGAACAAAGCAGAAGGTACCAAAACCTCAATTATCCATGCCTTTGGGATGCATCTCAACATTGAAAGTCCTGATCTGAAGGCAGAGACCTTACTTGCATACCTAAGATCCTTCATGTTACTCTACCCGTGGCTACTTGAAAAATTAAACATTGATATCACGCGTCGAATTTCTCCTTTTGTAGATTCTTTCCCTGATGCCTATGTGAATAAGATACTGGAACCGGATTACAAGCCTGACCTGGAGACCCTCATAGATGATTATCTTATATTCAATGACACTCGAAATCGTCCGCTGGATATGATGCCGATATTTGGTCTGTTGGATCAGGAGCGAATTTCCAAGGTCTTGGGAGGGGAGAAAAATAACCCCAGGCCTACATTTCACTATCGACTGCCCAACAGCAGGATCGATGAACCGGATTGGAAATTTTCGGGCGAATGGAATGACTGGTGTGAGGTTGAGAAACTTGCCGCGGACAAAGATATGCTGAATAAGCTGAGCAGGCTCTACCTGGTACGGCGTAGCAAAACCCTGGTATCTTTTAAGAAAGAGTGGGCAGAGACAATAAGCATTCTGCTGGATCTGGAAGTCACCAGTTAA
- a CDS encoding FAD-dependent oxidoreductase: MNNRTIIIGGGISGITTALCLQLLGYETVVYAEQLVTEEAPEDPKFASLYPAASIIPHSVRSEKMDRIFPLSQQIFEFLFEAGVQGIKMHRHFEIFEEQIDEPAYAGFLKNYERVDRKTSGVPMRKNSGTVAGWAFDSLFTEWPIYIYRLYEKYREWGGKIIRKKVSAEEISALEGDVICNCTGIWSSELFEETEPLLVSKGHLVYLKDAPLIQDSNGLIPSYNYTAGSSVYSDPSGNALDVYFYPRSNGWILGGSRLEGEVDRYGRWQGKEYEGETVLIDGVKIPQPIYELNREIIQETYDLNLDDFSEVKTKIGYRYVRTRNKPGIRLESSQEHGKKIIHNYGHGGAGVTLSWGCALYIAGMLKDDINNLEELARELKNNLQKRLI; the protein is encoded by the coding sequence ATGAATAACCGTACCATCATTATTGGCGGGGGTATTAGTGGGATAACCACCGCCCTTTGTTTGCAATTGCTGGGATATGAAACCGTCGTGTATGCTGAACAGCTTGTAACGGAGGAGGCACCGGAAGATCCCAAGTTTGCCAGCCTTTACCCGGCAGCATCCATAATACCACACTCTGTTAGGTCAGAAAAAATGGACCGAATCTTCCCCCTATCGCAACAGATCTTTGAGTTTTTATTTGAAGCCGGTGTACAGGGTATCAAAATGCACCGTCATTTTGAAATCTTTGAAGAGCAAATAGACGAACCCGCATACGCAGGGTTCTTAAAAAACTACGAACGAGTTGACCGAAAAACTTCAGGAGTCCCGATGCGAAAGAACTCGGGTACTGTTGCCGGATGGGCATTCGACAGTCTGTTCACAGAATGGCCCATTTATATTTACCGGCTTTACGAAAAGTATCGTGAGTGGGGCGGTAAGATCATCCGCAAAAAAGTATCCGCTGAAGAGATTTCAGCTCTGGAAGGCGACGTAATATGCAATTGTACCGGAATCTGGAGTTCGGAGTTATTTGAAGAAACCGAACCTTTGCTGGTTTCAAAGGGACATCTGGTCTATCTGAAAGATGCCCCTCTTATTCAAGATTCGAACGGTCTGATCCCTTCCTACAACTATACTGCAGGCAGTAGTGTCTATTCGGATCCCTCAGGTAATGCTCTTGATGTATATTTTTATCCCAGATCGAACGGTTGGATTCTGGGCGGAAGCAGGTTGGAAGGCGAAGTTGACCGGTACGGACGCTGGCAGGGAAAGGAGTATGAAGGAGAAACGGTTTTAATCGACGGAGTCAAAATACCCCAACCTATCTATGAGCTGAACCGTGAAATCATACAGGAAACCTACGATTTGAATCTGGATGATTTTTCGGAGGTCAAAACCAAAATCGGTTACCGATATGTGCGTACCAGGAACAAGCCGGGTATACGACTGGAGTCTTCCCAAGAGCACGGTAAAAAAATCATCCACAATTACGGACATGGCGGAGCAGGAGTAACCCTATCATGGGGATGTGCCCTATACATTGCTGGAATGCTAAAAGACGATATCAATAATCTGGAAGAACTTGCCCGGGAACTGAAAAATAATCTTCAAAAACGGCTCATTTAG
- a CDS encoding MutS family DNA mismatch repair protein has product MVPDSKSTLQRAIRSLIDKAEKKISTLEQWDKRLSMIRLLLFIGGIALLFLVAQYQNSLLFYIILTLFVASFIAIASYHRRISDSKKRFRLLKKIKEEHLARMQLDWDRIPDATEAHLSSPAGHPYSEDFNITGNHSLIQLIDTAIYPGGTGRLKQWLLKEEPQLSKISERQKLAKELKPMIEFRDKLRINAEETKSQATPDDWTMEQLLVWLDKPSDTRYGLAMTILTALSLINITLGILFLVGVLKPYVIFTFVLYLVVYNFNSHKVDGLFEAAYQMDKLLSRFSSILLYLENYPFKESSALKAFLHSFQDSESKPSRFLSKVARLSAAASSQKNDILWFLLNATVPWDLYFSYKLDKYKVELKPKLSAWLDKFYDLEALCSLSHFAWLNPHYRFEQPVQTGSPAEAFKAEALGHPLIPEGQKVTNDLAIDDVGNLILLTGSNMAGKSTFLRTVGINLCLCFAGGPVNADSFKTIPFRLFSSINVKDSLDRGLSHFYAEVKRLRKLLDELGSDHTYPLFFFVDEIYRGTNNRERFRGSTAFLKQVAGRNGIGMVTTHDLELAQLEEEIPQLSNWHFEETIEGGKMSFEYKLKPGPCPTTNALKIMQMEGLPV; this is encoded by the coding sequence ATGGTACCTGATTCAAAATCAACACTTCAGAGAGCTATTCGCAGTCTGATTGATAAAGCAGAAAAAAAAATCTCCACCCTTGAGCAGTGGGATAAGCGGCTCTCCATGATCAGACTTCTTCTCTTTATTGGAGGAATTGCACTTTTATTCCTCGTAGCACAATACCAGAATAGCCTTCTCTTCTATATCATTTTGACCCTCTTCGTTGCCTCTTTTATCGCCATAGCATCCTATCACCGGAGAATATCCGACTCAAAAAAAAGGTTCCGGCTCTTAAAAAAGATAAAAGAGGAGCACCTGGCACGGATGCAGCTGGATTGGGATAGGATTCCGGATGCCACAGAGGCACACCTCAGTAGTCCGGCAGGCCACCCCTATTCCGAAGACTTCAATATAACCGGCAACCACTCCCTCATACAACTTATAGACACGGCAATCTATCCCGGAGGAACGGGGCGACTAAAGCAGTGGCTTCTCAAGGAAGAACCCCAGCTTAGTAAGATTTCAGAGCGCCAAAAACTGGCAAAAGAGCTGAAGCCTATGATTGAGTTCAGGGATAAGCTTCGAATAAACGCCGAAGAGACAAAATCACAGGCAACCCCTGATGACTGGACTATGGAGCAGCTGCTTGTATGGCTGGACAAACCCTCCGATACCAGGTACGGTCTTGCAATGACCATACTTACCGCACTCTCACTGATAAATATCACGCTGGGAATCTTATTCCTGGTAGGTGTGCTAAAACCTTACGTCATTTTTACCTTTGTACTCTATTTGGTTGTATACAACTTTAACAGTCATAAAGTAGACGGGCTTTTTGAGGCAGCTTACCAGATGGATAAGCTGCTGAGTCGGTTCAGCTCTATCCTTCTCTACCTGGAAAATTACCCCTTCAAAGAGTCATCAGCACTAAAAGCGTTTCTACATAGCTTTCAGGATTCAGAATCAAAACCTTCCCGTTTCCTGAGTAAGGTTGCCCGGCTATCCGCAGCGGCATCTTCCCAAAAGAATGATATACTGTGGTTCCTGCTCAATGCCACCGTACCGTGGGATCTCTACTTCTCGTATAAACTGGATAAGTACAAGGTCGAGCTCAAACCCAAGCTTTCTGCCTGGCTTGACAAATTTTATGACCTTGAAGCTCTCTGTTCGCTTTCTCATTTCGCCTGGCTGAATCCCCACTACCGGTTCGAACAGCCGGTGCAAACCGGAAGTCCCGCCGAAGCTTTTAAAGCGGAAGCCCTTGGACATCCCCTGATTCCTGAAGGCCAGAAAGTGACCAACGATCTTGCCATTGATGATGTAGGTAATTTAATCTTATTGACAGGTTCCAACATGGCTGGTAAGAGTACTTTCTTGAGGACCGTCGGCATCAACCTTTGTCTCTGTTTTGCGGGCGGACCGGTTAATGCAGATTCCTTCAAAACAATCCCCTTCCGCCTGTTTTCAAGCATCAACGTTAAGGATTCACTTGATCGCGGACTTTCCCATTTTTATGCCGAGGTAAAACGCCTGCGCAAACTGCTGGATGAGCTCGGGTCAGATCATACCTATCCACTCTTCTTTTTCGTAGATGAGATCTATCGCGGCACCAACAATCGCGAACGATTCAGAGGAAGTACCGCCTTTTTAAAGCAGGTAGCCGGTAGAAACGGTATAGGTATGGTTACTACCCATGACCTGGAGCTGGCTCAACTGGAAGAAGAGATACCCCAACTGAGCAACTGGCACTTTGAAGAAACCATTGAAGGCGGTAAGATGAGCTTTGAATACAAGCTGAAACCCGGACCTTGCCCTACCACTAACGCCCTTAAAATCATGCAGATGGAAGGTCTGCCGGTGTGA
- a CDS encoding aconitate hydratase, with the protein MSKPLNVTEKLIKSHLVDGKMEPGEEIGLKIDQTLTQDATGTMVMLELEAMGLDEAETELSCQYVDHNLIQTDFKNPDDHVFLKSAAERFGMWFSRPGNGVSHPIETERFAIPGKTLAGSDSHTPASGCMGMLAIGSGGLDVAFAIAGEPLYIKMPKVLGVELKGELPDWVSAKDVVLEMLRRYDVDGATGYVIEYFGEGLKNLDTMDRHVIANMGTEMGATSTVFPADGEIRRFMESQGRGDEFVELLADEGAEYDKYEELILDDVEPLIALPSSPGNVVPVREVEGEDIYQSYIGSSANPGYRDFWIASEIVKGKTVNDNVSFDINPTSRQIIENMVKNDVMFNLVQSGARIHQAGCNGCIGMGQAPASGQNSLRTVPRNFPDRSGTPEDSVFLVSPETAAASALTGKITDPRDLEELFHMKYPKFEHLQNLVVNTEMLTPPKPKSERGEIKKGPNISSMPDFDELKDFEVPVLLKMGDDISTDEILRAGAEVLPFRSNIPEISKFTLDVVDKNFHDRAMEAKNEHGGHVVIAGENYAQGSSREHAAIAPRYLGQRAVIAKSYARIGWQNLINFGIPPLEFESDADYEDIDQGDVLAVNDIRGAIENDEDIVITNKTKGNQYTVKHTFSKRQKEALLYGGVINRFKAKKAS; encoded by the coding sequence ATGAGTAAGCCACTAAATGTCACTGAAAAGCTTATTAAAAGCCACTTGGTTGATGGGAAAATGGAGCCGGGTGAAGAAATTGGACTAAAAATCGATCAAACACTAACGCAAGACGCTACCGGCACAATGGTGATGCTGGAGCTAGAAGCTATGGGTCTGGATGAAGCAGAGACGGAACTTTCGTGTCAATATGTTGATCACAACCTAATTCAAACCGACTTCAAGAATCCTGATGATCACGTGTTTCTTAAATCGGCTGCTGAACGTTTCGGTATGTGGTTCAGCAGACCGGGAAATGGAGTAAGCCACCCTATTGAAACAGAGCGTTTTGCCATACCGGGAAAGACACTGGCAGGTTCTGACAGCCATACACCTGCTTCCGGTTGCATGGGTATGCTGGCCATCGGTTCCGGGGGCCTTGATGTTGCTTTCGCCATTGCCGGTGAACCATTGTACATAAAGATGCCGAAAGTACTTGGCGTGGAACTTAAAGGAGAACTTCCTGACTGGGTCAGTGCCAAGGATGTGGTCCTTGAAATGCTGCGACGCTATGATGTTGACGGTGCCACCGGTTATGTCATTGAATATTTTGGAGAGGGACTGAAAAATCTCGATACCATGGATCGACATGTAATTGCCAACATGGGTACGGAGATGGGTGCTACCAGTACCGTCTTTCCTGCCGACGGCGAGATACGCAGATTTATGGAATCACAGGGCAGGGGGGATGAATTCGTTGAGCTGCTTGCTGATGAAGGGGCTGAATACGATAAGTACGAAGAACTTATTCTGGATGATGTCGAACCTCTGATTGCACTTCCCAGCAGTCCGGGCAATGTGGTCCCTGTCAGAGAAGTTGAAGGAGAGGATATCTATCAGTCTTATATCGGATCGTCTGCCAATCCCGGGTATCGTGATTTCTGGATTGCCTCAGAGATCGTAAAAGGCAAAACGGTGAACGATAATGTTTCTTTTGATATCAATCCCACTTCACGGCAAATCATTGAGAACATGGTGAAGAACGATGTCATGTTCAACCTGGTACAATCGGGTGCGCGCATTCACCAGGCCGGTTGTAATGGCTGTATAGGTATGGGACAAGCACCTGCATCCGGACAGAACAGCCTTCGAACAGTACCCAGAAACTTCCCCGACCGATCCGGGACACCCGAAGATTCGGTATTCCTGGTAAGTCCGGAAACAGCTGCTGCTTCAGCACTGACCGGAAAAATTACCGATCCCAGGGACCTGGAAGAGCTGTTTCATATGAAGTATCCGAAATTTGAGCACCTCCAAAACCTGGTTGTCAACACCGAGATGCTCACGCCACCCAAACCGAAGAGTGAGCGCGGAGAGATCAAGAAAGGACCGAACATTTCCAGCATGCCGGACTTCGATGAGCTGAAAGATTTTGAAGTACCGGTCTTGCTTAAGATGGGTGATGATATTTCCACCGATGAGATACTTCGTGCCGGTGCTGAAGTGCTGCCTTTCCGCAGCAATATCCCCGAGATCAGCAAATTCACGCTAGACGTGGTTGATAAGAATTTTCACGATCGCGCCATGGAAGCTAAAAACGAACACGGCGGACATGTAGTCATTGCCGGTGAGAACTATGCCCAGGGATCCAGTCGTGAGCACGCGGCTATTGCACCACGATACCTGGGTCAACGAGCGGTCATCGCCAAGAGCTATGCCAGAATTGGATGGCAAAACCTGATCAATTTCGGTATTCCACCTCTAGAATTCGAAAGCGATGCGGATTACGAGGATATCGATCAGGGTGACGTACTTGCTGTTAATGATATTCGCGGTGCCATCGAAAACGATGAGGATATTGTCATCACGAATAAAACCAAAGGCAACCAGTATACCGTGAAACACACCTTCAGCAAGAGGCAGAAAGAAGCACTGCTTTATGGTGGTGTGATTAATCGCTTTAAGGCTAAGAAAGCCAGCTAA
- a CDS encoding HU family DNA-binding protein, producing the protein MNHKITFQELVEAIAEQSGKSKQFTHDFIKDFASLIKEGLEENGSANVAGLGTFKLKKMDEREGYNPETEEKITIPAHNKVDFTPYKDLSELVNAPYAHMEPEILEEEVQSFQAQEEIEEETREEPEESESETGAAESDESSEKKKAPWEEDIESEIEVDENDPFGLDARHPKGPVVPPGNEEAGDEGQEESSEEEDVVAFSKENAPGSESEEPESSDETEGQDEVPPDTSGAGSKKVTAKPRFRDRSHRRKGNGGTFWVIAAAFIILLLAIGAWYLLGTQQQATPQSAVSETSQVQNESQSQDQQQAQTQAPQQEQKENNEEGAESGQQQAADEQEDRPESAADASQANGTGRQATGQDNQATDVDPDATPPIETVTVAAGQTLWGLADNAYENPYLWPWIYDTNQPEIEDPDLIYAGQLLNIPQRRGQNDQLSENDSLQVALGYVETYLWYKENNLENARFYLYAAKKYHKRVFEYTDATFDEDDLQFANRAQ; encoded by the coding sequence ATGAATCATAAAATCACCTTCCAGGAACTCGTAGAAGCGATTGCAGAACAGTCAGGCAAGTCCAAACAATTTACGCATGACTTCATCAAGGATTTCGCCTCTCTTATTAAAGAGGGATTGGAAGAAAATGGCTCTGCCAATGTAGCGGGACTCGGTACTTTCAAGCTAAAGAAGATGGATGAACGGGAAGGTTATAATCCTGAAACAGAAGAAAAGATAACCATCCCCGCCCACAACAAAGTTGATTTCACTCCTTATAAGGACCTAAGCGAGCTGGTTAATGCACCTTATGCTCATATGGAGCCTGAAATTCTTGAGGAGGAAGTTCAAAGCTTCCAGGCGCAGGAAGAGATTGAAGAGGAAACAAGGGAAGAACCTGAAGAAAGTGAAAGTGAAACAGGCGCCGCCGAAAGTGATGAATCTTCAGAGAAAAAGAAGGCACCCTGGGAAGAAGACATAGAATCAGAAATTGAAGTCGACGAGAATGATCCTTTTGGGCTCGATGCAAGACATCCAAAGGGACCGGTAGTACCTCCGGGCAATGAAGAGGCCGGTGATGAAGGTCAGGAAGAAAGTTCTGAGGAGGAAGATGTTGTAGCATTCAGCAAGGAAAATGCTCCCGGTTCTGAAAGCGAGGAACCCGAAAGTTCCGATGAAACTGAGGGACAGGACGAAGTTCCACCTGATACTTCCGGAGCCGGTTCTAAAAAAGTTACCGCTAAACCACGATTTCGCGACCGTTCTCATCGGCGAAAAGGTAACGGAGGCACGTTCTGGGTAATTGCCGCTGCGTTTATCATCCTTTTGCTCGCTATAGGAGCCTGGTATCTTTTAGGTACCCAGCAGCAAGCGACACCACAGTCTGCCGTTTCTGAAACTTCTCAAGTTCAAAATGAGAGTCAATCGCAGGACCAACAACAAGCACAAACTCAGGCACCGCAGCAGGAACAGAAAGAAAATAACGAAGAAGGAGCGGAATCCGGACAGCAGCAAGCAGCTGATGAGCAAGAAGACCGACCAGAATCAGCAGCCGATGCCAGTCAGGCAAATGGTACCGGCCGACAGGCAACGGGACAAGACAATCAGGCTACTGATGTTGATCCGGATGCCACACCGCCGATTGAAACAGTTACAGTTGCAGCGGGACAGACGCTTTGGGGCCTGGCAGACAATGCCTATGAAAATCCCTATCTTTGGCCGTGGATTTATGACACCAATCAGCCGGAAATTGAAGACCCTGACCTGATCTATGCCGGACAATTGCTGAATATCCCTCAAAGACGGGGTCAGAACGATCAGCTTAGCGAAAATGATTCATTGCAGGTTGCGTTGGGATATGTTGAAACTTATCTCTGGTATAAAGAGAATAACCTTGAGAACGCCCGGTTTTATCTTTATGCCGCTAAAAAGTACCATAAACGGGTATTTGAGTACACCGATGCCACTTTTGATGAAGATGACTTGCAGTTTGCTAATCGTGCTCAGTAA